In one Sulfitobacter sp. LCG007 genomic region, the following are encoded:
- a CDS encoding alpha/beta hydrolase, which yields MTGKSQQLHTPQGRRIAYHRSDGRRPWVVFLGGLKSDMEGTKALHLEAWCRARGQAFLRFDYSGHGSSSGTFEEGCIGDWAEDTFEAVRALTDGPLVVVGSSMGGWQALLLARRIPGRIAGLVTIAAAPDFTEDGYWAGFTQDQRQTIEAGGRVELPSDYMEPYVVTARMIEDGRRNLVLRDPLELPFPVRCLQGTADTAVSTQTALRLLEHAHCPDMRLTLVKDGDHRFSDAPSLALIEAAVAELTETEI from the coding sequence ATGACCGGGAAATCGCAACAGCTGCACACCCCGCAAGGCCGGCGCATCGCCTATCACCGCAGCGACGGAAGGCGCCCATGGGTCGTCTTCCTCGGCGGGCTGAAGTCGGACATGGAGGGCACGAAGGCGCTGCATCTCGAAGCGTGGTGCCGCGCGCGGGGCCAGGCATTCCTGCGCTTCGACTATTCCGGCCACGGCTCCTCTTCGGGAACGTTCGAGGAGGGCTGTATCGGCGACTGGGCGGAGGATACCTTCGAGGCGGTGCGCGCCTTGACCGATGGCCCCCTCGTGGTCGTCGGGTCCTCGATGGGAGGATGGCAGGCGCTGCTGCTGGCCCGCAGGATTCCCGGACGTATCGCCGGTCTCGTCACCATCGCGGCAGCGCCCGACTTCACCGAGGACGGCTACTGGGCCGGTTTCACGCAAGACCAGCGCCAAACCATCGAGGCGGGAGGGCGGGTCGAACTTCCGTCCGACTACATGGAACCCTATGTCGTGACCGCCCGAATGATCGAGGACGGCCGGCGCAACCTTGTCCTGCGCGACCCGCTGGAACTGCCCTTCCCGGTGCGCTGCCTTCAGGGAACCGCCGACACGGCGGTCAGCACGCAAACCGCGCTGCGGCTGCTGGAGCACGCACATTGCCCGGACATGCGGCTTACCCTGGTCAAGGATGGCGATCACCGGTTTTCGGACGCGCCCAGTCTTGCGCTGATCGAGGCGGCCGTGGCCGAACTCACCGAAACGGAGATCTGA
- a CDS encoding alpha/beta fold hydrolase: MTEPLVFLPAMMCDARLFGPQIAELSATLAVTVAPITRGDRIEETASGLLDLLPRRFALAGAGMGGNVAMEILRRAPERVSRLALIATSPLAETPQAAADRERQIIAARTGRLLEAVRERLPKKGLAPEPTREAVYELVLDMADTLGPEIFVRQSRALQRRRDQQKTLMLCRAPTLVLCGAHDSICPVQRHSFIAELIPFARLHVIEHAGHMPSLEAPGETTEALMRWMQSPVMAR, encoded by the coding sequence TTGACTGAGCCGCTCGTCTTCCTGCCCGCAATGATGTGTGACGCGCGGCTGTTCGGTCCGCAGATCGCCGAGCTTTCCGCGACACTTGCCGTGACGGTCGCGCCGATCACCAGGGGTGACCGGATCGAGGAGACTGCCTCGGGTCTTCTCGACCTTCTGCCGAGGCGTTTCGCGCTTGCCGGGGCAGGGATGGGGGGCAACGTGGCGATGGAGATCCTTCGCCGCGCGCCCGAGCGCGTCAGCCGCCTTGCCCTCATCGCCACCAGCCCGCTGGCCGAGACGCCACAGGCCGCCGCCGACCGGGAAAGGCAGATCATCGCGGCCCGGACCGGCAGGCTGCTCGAGGCGGTGCGGGAACGTCTGCCGAAGAAGGGTCTGGCGCCCGAGCCGACGCGCGAAGCCGTCTATGAGCTGGTTCTCGACATGGCGGACACGCTGGGCCCCGAGATCTTCGTGCGCCAGTCGCGTGCGCTCCAGCGCCGGCGCGACCAGCAGAAGACCCTGATGTTGTGCCGTGCTCCGACGCTGGTGCTTTGCGGCGCGCATGACAGCATCTGTCCGGTCCAGCGCCACAGCTTCATCGCCGAGCTGATCCCCTTTGCAAGGCTGCACGTGATCGAGCATGCGGGGCACATGCCCAGCCTCGAGGCTCCGGGCGAGACCACCGAGGCCCTGATGCGCTGGATGCAGTCCCCGGTGATGGCGCGCTGA
- the thrS gene encoding threonine--tRNA ligase: MAQISLTFPDGNARSFDAGVTPADVAAGISTSLAKKAISATVNGRHWDLAWPIDEDAAIAIHTMADEAQANELVRHDLAHIMARAVQEIWPDTKVTIGPVIKDGWYYDFDRAEPFTPEDLGRIEKKMKEIINARDPVRTEVWDRDRAIRHYEETGEPYKIELIHAIPGDEPLRMYWHGDWQDLCRGPHLQHTGQVPGDAFKLMSIAGAYWRGDSTRPMLQRIYGVAFTGKEKLKAHLTMLEEAAKRDHRKLGREMDLFHMQEEAPGQVFWHPNGWTIYTTLQDYMRRKQRAGGYVEVNTPQVVNRSLWERSGHWANYQENMFIVEVDEEHAREKTINALKPMNCPCHVQVFNQGLKSYRDLPLRMAEFGSCNRYEPSGALHGIMRVRGFTQDDAHIFCTEDQIEEECARFIEFLAGIYRDLGFEKFEIMFATRPEKRVGTEESWDRMEAALEGAIRKAGHDYTLDPGEGAFYAPKLDFKLTDAIGRVWQCGTFQVDPNLPERLEASYIGADGAKHRPYMLHRAVLGSFERFIGILIESHAGKLPFWLAPRQVVVASIVSEADDYVQEVVAALKAAGVRAEADTRNEKINYKVREHSVGKVPVILAIGAREVEDRTVTVRRLGEKQTSVETLENVTAALSRAATPPDML; this comes from the coding sequence ATGGCCCAGATCTCTCTCACCTTTCCCGATGGCAATGCACGCAGCTTCGATGCCGGCGTCACTCCGGCCGATGTCGCCGCGGGGATTTCCACCTCTCTCGCCAAGAAGGCGATCAGCGCCACGGTGAACGGCCGGCACTGGGATCTCGCCTGGCCGATCGACGAGGATGCCGCGATCGCCATTCACACCATGGCCGATGAGGCGCAGGCCAACGAGCTCGTGCGCCACGACCTCGCGCATATCATGGCGCGCGCCGTGCAGGAGATCTGGCCCGATACCAAGGTAACGATCGGCCCGGTGATCAAGGACGGCTGGTACTACGACTTCGACCGCGCCGAACCGTTCACGCCCGAGGATCTCGGGCGGATCGAGAAGAAGATGAAGGAAATCATCAACGCCCGCGATCCGGTCCGCACCGAGGTCTGGGATCGGGACCGCGCGATCCGGCATTACGAGGAGACGGGCGAACCCTACAAGATCGAGCTGATCCACGCGATCCCGGGCGACGAGCCGTTGCGCATGTACTGGCACGGCGACTGGCAGGACCTCTGCCGGGGACCTCACCTTCAGCACACGGGCCAGGTCCCGGGCGACGCGTTCAAGCTGATGTCCATAGCCGGAGCCTACTGGCGGGGCGACAGCACACGCCCGATGCTCCAGCGAATCTACGGCGTGGCCTTCACCGGCAAGGAAAAGCTCAAGGCCCATCTGACGATGCTGGAAGAGGCCGCCAAGCGCGACCACCGCAAACTCGGGCGCGAGATGGATCTCTTTCACATGCAGGAAGAGGCGCCGGGACAGGTCTTCTGGCACCCGAACGGCTGGACGATCTACACCACGCTGCAGGACTATATGCGCCGCAAGCAGCGCGCGGGCGGCTATGTGGAGGTGAATACACCGCAGGTCGTGAACCGGTCCCTGTGGGAGCGTTCCGGGCACTGGGCGAACTACCAGGAGAACATGTTCATCGTCGAGGTTGACGAGGAACATGCGCGGGAAAAGACCATCAACGCGCTGAAGCCGATGAACTGCCCCTGCCACGTCCAGGTGTTCAACCAGGGCCTCAAGTCCTATCGCGACCTGCCCCTGCGGATGGCCGAGTTCGGCTCGTGCAACCGCTATGAACCCTCCGGTGCGCTGCACGGTATCATGCGGGTTCGCGGCTTCACCCAGGACGACGCCCACATCTTCTGCACGGAGGACCAGATCGAGGAGGAATGCGCCCGCTTCATCGAATTCCTTGCCGGTATCTACCGCGACCTCGGTTTCGAGAAGTTCGAGATCATGTTCGCGACCCGTCCCGAGAAGCGGGTCGGGACAGAGGAAAGCTGGGACCGGATGGAAGCCGCCCTGGAAGGGGCTATCAGGAAGGCCGGCCACGACTATACGCTGGATCCCGGCGAAGGGGCCTTCTATGCGCCGAAGCTCGATTTCAAGCTGACCGACGCCATCGGGCGCGTCTGGCAGTGCGGCACCTTCCAGGTCGATCCGAACCTGCCCGAGCGGCTGGAGGCAAGCTATATCGGTGCCGACGGGGCGAAGCATCGGCCCTATATGCTGCATCGCGCCGTGCTCGGGAGTTTCGAGCGTTTCATCGGCATCCTGATCGAAAGCCATGCGGGCAAGCTGCCGTTCTGGCTCGCGCCCCGTCAGGTGGTGGTCGCCTCCATCGTGTCGGAGGCGGACGATTACGTGCAGGAAGTCGTCGCGGCGCTGAAGGCGGCAGGCGTCCGGGCCGAGGCCGATACCCGCAACGAGAAGATCAACTACAAGGTCCGCGAACATTCCGTCGGCAAGGTGCCCGTCATCCTTGCAATCGGCGCCCGCGAGGTCGAGGACCGGACAGTGACCGTGCGCAGGCTGGGAGAAAAGCAGACTTCCGTCGAGACGCTGGAAAATGTTACAGCCGCTCTCTCGCGCGCGGCGACGCCGCCGGACATGCTGTAA
- a CDS encoding DegT/DnrJ/EryC1/StrS family aminotransferase, with translation MTLPDMHAAEPIPDAVRGEIERLLQSGDLFRYTAPGNAPVSLLEAEFARLMGSRYALAVSSCSAALFLSLKALGLPRDARVLIPGFTFAAVPSAVIHAECRPVLCEVGENYRIDLEDFEARLSDGVEAVIISHMRGHTSDMDAIMALCDAAGVPVIEDAAHSLGTVWRGRKIGTIGRVGCFSFQSYKMINAGEGGILITDDADLVARAIIMSGAYEHNWKKHPVLQECFATWQNRLPLYNLRLSNMSAAIIRAQLPELDRRVAAGRTGHDHVAARLDASPWISVPEPLPGEERAPDSIQFNLTGLNDDEVTAFAAAAEASGIKVQVFGLSADNARAFWNWQFIEDLPDLPRTRAMLMRACDVRLPVRLTRDELDAVADVLLAAVSHATRGAAA, from the coding sequence ATGACGCTTCCAGACATGCACGCCGCCGAGCCGATCCCAGATGCCGTGCGCGGGGAGATCGAGCGCCTGCTCCAGTCGGGCGATCTTTTCCGCTACACCGCGCCGGGCAACGCGCCGGTGTCTCTGCTGGAAGCCGAATTCGCTCGCCTCATGGGGTCGAGATACGCGCTTGCCGTGTCGTCCTGTTCCGCCGCGCTTTTCCTGTCGCTCAAGGCCCTCGGCCTGCCGCGCGATGCCAGGGTGCTGATCCCCGGCTTTACCTTCGCGGCCGTTCCGTCCGCGGTCATCCATGCGGAATGTCGGCCGGTGCTCTGCGAGGTGGGCGAGAACTATCGCATCGACCTCGAGGATTTCGAAGCCAGACTGTCGGACGGTGTCGAGGCCGTCATCATCAGCCACATGCGCGGTCACACCTCGGACATGGACGCGATCATGGCGCTGTGCGATGCGGCAGGCGTGCCAGTGATCGAAGATGCGGCGCATTCTCTCGGAACTGTCTGGAGGGGCCGCAAGATCGGCACGATCGGACGCGTGGGCTGCTTTTCCTTCCAGTCCTACAAGATGATCAACGCAGGCGAAGGCGGCATCCTGATCACCGATGATGCCGATCTGGTCGCCCGCGCGATCATCATGTCGGGGGCTTACGAGCACAACTGGAAGAAGCATCCGGTGCTGCAGGAATGCTTCGCGACCTGGCAGAACCGCCTGCCGCTTTACAATCTTCGGCTATCCAACATGTCCGCGGCGATCATCCGCGCACAGCTGCCGGAACTCGACCGGCGCGTCGCTGCGGGGCGGACAGGCCACGATCATGTGGCTGCGCGGCTCGATGCCTCGCCCTGGATTTCCGTGCCCGAACCGCTGCCCGGGGAAGAACGGGCACCGGACTCGATACAGTTCAACCTCACCGGGCTTAACGATGACGAGGTCACCGCATTCGCCGCCGCCGCCGAGGCCTCCGGGATCAAGGTTCAGGTCTTCGGTCTGAGTGCCGACAATGCGCGCGCCTTCTGGAACTGGCAATTCATCGAGGATCTGCCGGACCTGCCCCGCACGCGGGCGATGCTCATGCGGGCCTGTGACGTCCGGCTGCCGGTACGGTTGACCCGGGACGAGCTCGATGCCGTCGCGGATGTGCTGCTTGCGGCGGTGTCGCACGCGACACGCGGTGCAGCCGCCTGA
- a CDS encoding DUF692 family multinuclear iron-containing protein: protein MKDTFHHFDSLPPAPGVGYKPQHFAELMADPGDVRWIEVHAENYMGDGGRPLAQLRALSERFALSIHGVGLSIGGDGPLDAEHLGRLKRLVDAMQPASFSEHLAWSTHAGAYFDDLLPLPYTAATLRRVAEHIDAVQTTLGRRMLLENPSSYLTFAESTWAETDFLAELALRTGCGLLLDVNNVFISATNLGLSPLDYLDAFPLSKVVEMHVGGHDEDSDDDGAPLLIDSHGAPVADPVWALLDEALTRSGPRPVLLERDNDVPPWSELKAEAGRISMHLARQAG from the coding sequence ATGAAAGACACGTTTCACCACTTTGACAGCCTGCCCCCCGCGCCGGGCGTCGGCTACAAGCCGCAGCATTTTGCAGAGCTGATGGCCGATCCCGGCGATGTCCGCTGGATCGAGGTGCATGCCGAGAACTACATGGGCGACGGCGGCCGGCCTCTGGCGCAGTTGCGTGCCCTCTCCGAACGCTTCGCGCTTTCGATCCATGGGGTCGGACTCAGCATCGGCGGCGACGGACCGCTTGATGCCGAGCATCTGGGACGGCTGAAACGACTGGTCGACGCGATGCAGCCGGCGTCCTTTTCCGAGCATCTGGCCTGGTCGACCCATGCCGGGGCGTATTTCGACGATCTGCTGCCCCTGCCCTATACCGCGGCAACCCTGCGCCGCGTTGCCGAGCATATCGACGCGGTACAGACCACGCTGGGACGGCGCATGCTGCTCGAGAACCCGTCGAGCTATCTTACATTCGCAGAAAGCACCTGGGCCGAGACGGATTTCCTGGCCGAGCTGGCGCTGCGGACCGGATGCGGCCTGCTGCTCGACGTCAACAACGTGTTCATCTCCGCCACCAATCTCGGCCTGTCGCCGCTTGACTATCTGGACGCCTTCCCGCTGTCGAAGGTGGTCGAGATGCATGTCGGGGGACATGACGAGGACAGCGATGACGACGGCGCGCCCCTTCTGATCGACAGCCACGGGGCGCCTGTGGCCGACCCGGTCTGGGCCTTGCTCGACGAGGCGCTTACCCGCAGCGGCCCGCGTCCTGTGCTGCTGGAGCGAGACAACGACGTGCCACCCTGGTCCGAACTGAAGGCAGAGGCCGGGCGCATCTCGATGCACCTTGCCCGGCAGGCCGGATGA
- a CDS encoding VOC family protein: protein MEQRISLVTLGARDLEKLARFYKALGWSRVDSPDGVIAFDLLGQTVGLFGLQDLADDMGVPVETLGHGALTLAHNLHSPDEVDDLMARAEAAGARIVKPAAKSFWGGYHGYFADPEGHVWEIAHNPFSPLGPENRFRWNGYGA, encoded by the coding sequence ATGGAACAGCGGATCAGCCTCGTCACCCTCGGGGCGCGCGACCTCGAAAAGCTTGCGCGTTTCTACAAGGCCCTCGGGTGGTCGCGGGTCGATAGCCCTGACGGCGTGATCGCCTTCGACCTCCTGGGACAGACCGTCGGACTGTTCGGCCTGCAGGACCTCGCCGACGATATGGGGGTCCCGGTCGAGACGCTGGGCCATGGCGCTTTGACGCTCGCGCACAATCTCCATTCGCCGGACGAGGTGGACGACCTCATGGCCCGGGCCGAAGCGGCTGGCGCACGGATCGTCAAGCCGGCGGCAAAGTCCTTCTGGGGCGGCTATCACGGCTATTTCGCCGATCCCGAGGGGCATGTCTGGGAGATCGCGCATAATCCGTTTTCGCCGCTGGGGCCCGAGAACCGTTTCCGGTGGAACGGCTACGGCGCCTGA
- a CDS encoding phasin, PhaP has translation MTKTPDLTSMFKDVMGSFPVDTAAMEQAFKTTATLNEKLSAVALNAAEKSTELSSKWTQDTLSKMSQMSKAKAEPAEYAKAIADFASAYAEGAAEQMAAYAEIVKKAQMETVELMMAASKDMSEDATAAVKKATTEASAAVKKAAVAK, from the coding sequence ATGACCAAGACCCCCGACCTGACCAGCATGTTCAAGGACGTCATGGGCTCGTTCCCGGTTGACACCGCCGCGATGGAGCAGGCGTTCAAGACCACGGCGACGCTGAACGAAAAGCTGAGCGCCGTTGCGCTGAACGCGGCCGAGAAGTCGACCGAGCTTTCCAGCAAGTGGACCCAGGACACGCTGTCCAAGATGTCCCAGATGTCGAAGGCAAAGGCAGAGCCGGCCGAATACGCGAAGGCGATCGCCGACTTCGCATCGGCCTATGCCGAAGGCGCAGCCGAGCAGATGGCGGCCTATGCCGAGATCGTCAAGAAAGCCCAGATGGAAACCGTCGAGCTGATGATGGCTGCCAGCAAGGACATGAGCGAAGACGCGACCGCGGCGGTCAAGAAAGCGACCACCGAGGCGAGCGCCGCAGTGAAGAAAGCTGCCGTCGCGAAGTGA
- the phaC gene encoding class I poly(R)-hydroxyalkanoic acid synthase: MTIQSEVESPFSAEMLEQMSVNLRKVEELTSRLQRVLTHRQTHHPALDGPNQELFGKAAQAYFAEAINNPTRLLERQMNYWAETMTHFLEAQKVLASGKLAAPEDPGPKDRRFANPLWDTHPYFNFIKQQYQINSEALLQAVEDVTHLDPTEKRRLKYFSRQIVDMMSPTNFLATNPDALERAVETEGQSLVTGLENLIRDLEANNGEMVVKLADESAFEIGGNIATTPGKVIYRNRLMEMIQYEPATDKVYSTPLVIFPPWINKFYILDLKAQNSLVKWITEQGYTLFMVSWVNPDSTYRDIGMEDYISDGYLAAIREVKEITAQKQVNVVGYCIAGTTLALTLSLLKKRGDKSVRSATFFTALTDFSDHGEFTPFLTNDFVDGIELETVAKGVLPSAIMARTFSFLRSTDLIYGPAIKSYMMGETPPAFDLLYWNGDGANLPGRMAMQYLRGLCQRDEFAREGFEIMDTRLKISEVDVPLYSVACEGDHIAAWKDCYRGVQQMGARDKTFVLAQSGHIAGIVNPPGKRKYGHYVNGDLSLDADGWRDGAEFHEGTWWHRWEAWLAKRSGSRIDSRIPGNSTHPVLCEAPGTYVRAKAAI, translated from the coding sequence ATGACAATACAAAGCGAGGTGGAAAGCCCTTTTTCGGCGGAAATGCTGGAGCAAATGAGTGTAAATCTAAGAAAAGTTGAAGAACTCACCTCGCGGTTGCAGCGCGTCCTGACGCATCGCCAGACACACCACCCGGCACTCGACGGCCCGAATCAGGAGCTCTTCGGAAAGGCGGCGCAGGCCTATTTTGCGGAGGCGATCAACAACCCCACCCGTCTGCTCGAACGCCAGATGAACTACTGGGCCGAGACGATGACGCATTTTCTCGAGGCGCAGAAGGTGCTGGCCAGCGGCAAGCTCGCCGCGCCCGAGGATCCCGGACCGAAGGACCGCCGCTTTGCCAACCCGCTGTGGGATACCCACCCTTACTTCAACTTCATTAAGCAACAGTACCAGATCAACTCCGAGGCCTTGCTTCAGGCCGTCGAGGACGTCACGCATCTTGATCCCACGGAAAAGAGGCGGCTCAAGTATTTCTCGCGCCAGATCGTCGACATGATGTCGCCGACGAACTTTCTCGCCACCAACCCCGACGCGCTGGAGCGGGCCGTCGAGACGGAGGGCCAGAGCCTCGTAACCGGACTCGAGAACCTGATCCGGGACCTCGAGGCCAACAACGGCGAGATGGTCGTGAAACTTGCCGACGAATCCGCCTTCGAGATCGGCGGGAACATCGCCACGACTCCGGGCAAGGTCATATACCGCAACCGCCTGATGGAGATGATCCAGTACGAACCCGCCACCGACAAGGTCTACAGCACGCCGCTTGTCATCTTCCCGCCCTGGATCAACAAGTTCTATATCCTCGATCTCAAGGCGCAGAACAGCCTCGTGAAATGGATCACCGAGCAGGGCTACACACTTTTCATGGTGTCCTGGGTGAACCCCGACTCGACCTACCGCGATATCGGGATGGAGGATTACATCAGCGACGGCTACCTCGCGGCGATTCGCGAGGTGAAGGAGATCACCGCACAGAAGCAGGTCAATGTCGTCGGCTACTGCATCGCGGGCACGACGCTCGCCCTGACCCTCTCGCTGCTGAAAAAGCGCGGGGACAAGTCGGTCCGATCCGCGACCTTCTTCACGGCGCTGACGGATTTCTCGGATCATGGCGAGTTCACGCCGTTCCTCACCAACGACTTCGTTGACGGGATCGAGCTCGAGACGGTGGCGAAGGGTGTGCTGCCTTCCGCGATCATGGCGCGCACCTTTTCCTTCCTGCGCTCCACCGACCTGATCTACGGCCCGGCGATCAAGAGCTACATGATGGGCGAGACGCCGCCCGCGTTCGACCTGCTCTACTGGAACGGCGACGGCGCGAACCTTCCGGGCAGGATGGCGATGCAGTATCTGCGCGGGCTCTGCCAGCGCGACGAGTTCGCGCGCGAGGGTTTCGAGATCATGGACACACGGCTGAAGATCTCGGAGGTGGACGTGCCTCTCTATTCGGTGGCCTGCGAGGGCGATCACATCGCCGCCTGGAAGGACTGCTACCGCGGCGTTCAGCAGATGGGTGCGCGCGACAAGACATTCGTTCTCGCCCAGTCGGGCCATATTGCCGGCATCGTCAATCCGCCGGGAAAGCGGAAGTATGGCCACTACGTCAACGGCGACCTCAGCCTCGATGCGGACGGCTGGCGAGACGGCGCCGAGTTCCACGAGGGAACATGGTGGCACCGCTGGGAAGCATGGCTCGCAAAGCGGTCGGGGTCCAGGATCGATTCGCGCATACCGGGTAATTCCACGCATCCTGTGCTCTGTGAGGCTCCCGGGACTTACGTAAGGGCAAAGGCCGCGATCTGA
- a CDS encoding DUF2282 domain-containing protein has product MSDTIKTAAIAGAVAAALVAQAAPAQAAAKEKCYGVALAGGNDCAAGPGTTCAGTSVTDYQGNAWKLVDKGTCAEIELPDMADGSPREGSLDPVERDLPA; this is encoded by the coding sequence ATGTCCGATACCATCAAGACCGCCGCAATCGCGGGCGCCGTCGCGGCAGCCCTGGTCGCGCAGGCCGCCCCGGCCCAGGCAGCGGCGAAAGAGAAATGCTATGGTGTGGCGCTCGCCGGCGGAAACGATTGCGCAGCCGGCCCCGGCACCACATGCGCCGGCACGTCCGTTACGGATTATCAGGGCAACGCCTGGAAGCTGGTCGACAAGGGGACCTGCGCCGAGATCGAATTGCCCGACATGGCCGATGGCAGCCCGCGCGAGGGTTCGCTCGACCCGGTCGAGCGTGACCTGCCGGCCTGA
- the phaR gene encoding polyhydroxyalkanoate synthesis repressor PhaR: protein MTESDKKSLLIKRYASRRLYNTETSDYVTLEDIAGFIREGREVQIVDLKSGDDLTRQYLLQIIAEHESRGESVLPVDVLNDLVRSYMTPGASVVPQFLQASFEMLRNGQSQMLDKMSALNPMARMPGFELMRAQQEAFMKAMTGTSWGTSGPRPDDEGQGGNGDLDAIKRQLAELQDKLSRLK from the coding sequence GTGACAGAGAGCGACAAGAAATCCTTGCTAATCAAGCGGTACGCAAGCCGCAGGCTCTACAACACGGAAACCAGCGACTATGTCACGCTCGAGGATATAGCGGGTTTCATCCGCGAGGGCCGCGAGGTCCAGATTGTCGATCTCAAGTCGGGTGACGACCTAACGCGGCAGTATCTTCTCCAGATCATCGCGGAACACGAAAGCCGCGGAGAATCCGTGCTTCCGGTCGACGTGCTCAACGACCTCGTGCGCAGCTACATGACACCGGGCGCCAGCGTGGTGCCGCAATTCCTGCAGGCGTCCTTCGAGATGCTGCGCAACGGTCAGTCCCAGATGCTCGACAAGATGTCGGCGCTGAACCCGATGGCGCGAATGCCGGGCTTCGAACTGATGCGCGCCCAGCAGGAAGCGTTCATGAAGGCGATGACGGGGACAAGCTGGGGAACGAGCGGGCCGCGGCCCGATGACGAAGGGCAGGGTGGCAACGGAGACCTCGACGCGATCAAGCGCCAGCTTGCGGAACTTCAGGACAAGCTTTCGCGGCTGAAGTGA
- the phaZ gene encoding polyhydroxyalkanoate depolymerase: MRQLATYDLIETIRNTNQWLGATAQAIGAYPALALIPNPAMSWLAAWGEVTERTFQRMVVKPDWNIPPMVRKDGKETPVRTQVTLARPFGDLLHFVVPGRKPMARKILLVAPMSGHYATLLRSTVISLLPDADVYITDWHNAREIPVSEGKFDIEDYTLYLVEFMRELGPDTHVIAVCQPAPLALAATAYLAEEDPEAQPRSLTLIGGPIDPGAAPTEVTDFGHSVTMGQLEEMMIQRVGMKYPGIGRMVYPGLLQLQSFISMNAETHFRAFQDQISRVAKGEAGDHDKHNKFYDEYLAVMDMTAEFYLSTVERIFKNGEIATNDFVVDDKHVDIGKITTVAVMTVEGSKDDISAPGQCVAALRLLTGLPDEKKASHLEEGAGHYGIFAGKSWRDNIRPLVLGFIDANSAGAPAKSVSMNGASANGRKLPTIGDADPAKGAHA; the protein is encoded by the coding sequence ATGCGCCAGTTGGCGACCTACGACCTCATCGAGACGATCCGAAACACGAACCAGTGGCTCGGGGCGACGGCGCAGGCGATCGGCGCCTACCCTGCACTTGCCCTGATACCGAACCCGGCAATGAGCTGGCTCGCGGCATGGGGTGAGGTGACCGAGCGCACGTTCCAGCGCATGGTGGTGAAGCCTGACTGGAACATCCCGCCGATGGTGCGCAAGGACGGGAAGGAAACGCCGGTCCGCACCCAGGTCACGCTTGCGCGGCCCTTCGGGGACCTGCTGCATTTCGTCGTGCCCGGCCGAAAGCCGATGGCCCGCAAGATCCTGCTGGTCGCGCCCATGTCCGGCCACTACGCAACGCTGCTGCGCTCGACCGTGATCAGTCTTCTGCCGGACGCTGACGTCTACATCACCGACTGGCACAACGCGCGCGAGATACCTGTCAGCGAAGGCAAGTTCGACATCGAGGACTACACGCTCTACCTCGTCGAATTCATGCGCGAACTCGGGCCCGATACCCATGTCATCGCCGTCTGCCAGCCCGCGCCCCTGGCGCTGGCCGCGACAGCCTATCTTGCCGAGGAAGACCCCGAAGCGCAGCCGCGGTCGCTGACGCTGATCGGCGGCCCCATCGACCCGGGTGCGGCACCGACGGAGGTGACGGACTTCGGCCACAGCGTCACGATGGGGCAGCTCGAAGAGATGATGATCCAGCGCGTCGGGATGAAATACCCCGGCATCGGGCGGATGGTCTACCCGGGCCTGCTGCAGCTTCAAAGCTTCATCTCGATGAATGCGGAAACGCATTTCCGCGCCTTCCAGGACCAGATCAGCCGGGTCGCCAAGGGCGAGGCCGGCGACCACGACAAGCACAACAAGTTCTACGACGAATATCTCGCGGTCATGGACATGACGGCAGAATTCTACCTCTCAACCGTCGAGCGGATATTCAAGAACGGCGAGATCGCCACCAACGACTTCGTCGTGGACGACAAGCATGTCGACATCGGCAAGATCACTACAGTCGCCGTGATGACGGTCGAAGGCTCGAAGGACGACATCTCGGCTCCCGGACAATGCGTCGCCGCCTTGCGGTTGCTGACCGGCTTGCCCGATGAAAAGAAGGCAAGCCACCTTGAAGAAGGGGCGGGGCATTACGGGATTTTCGCGGGCAAGAGCTGGCGCGACAACATCCGTCCGCTAGTGCTGGGTTTCATCGACGCCAACAGCGCGGGCGCGCCCGCGAAGAGCGTATCGATGAACGGCGCCTCCGCGAACGGTCGGAAGCTTCCGACCATCGGTGATGCCGATCCCGCGAAGGGCGCGCACGCCTAG